A genomic stretch from Shewanella woodyi ATCC 51908 includes:
- a CDS encoding YciI family protein: MWYMISSQDVENSLEKRLAARPEHLARLQELSDEGRLLIAGPHPAIDNENPGEAGFTGSLVVADFNSLSEAQAWADVDPYIAAGVYENVIVKPFKRVLP; encoded by the coding sequence ATGTGGTATATGATCTCCTCCCAAGATGTTGAGAATAGTTTAGAAAAGCGCCTTGCTGCTCGTCCAGAACACTTAGCTCGACTGCAAGAGCTGTCAGATGAAGGTCGCTTGCTGATCGCAGGTCCACACCCAGCCATCGACAATGAAAATCCAGGAGAAGCGGGCTTTACAGGCTCACTCGTGGTTGCCGACTTCAACTCCCTTAGCGAGGCTCAGGCTTGGGCCGATGTCGATCCTTATATCGCCGCAGGTGTTTATGAAAATGTCATCGTTAAGCCCTTTAAACGCGTACTGCCCTAG
- a CDS encoding Imm49 family immunity protein, which yields MAKICPEIGLERLKGIGCSSHFIGQAVHAIETNTGSKQGCLLTLSDYSSAKSLLSWFQDGDLLQLRQHAYTAAKLERMYYQGASGEWQGAFCHFMALVSDYEPLINWQSQFISPLYRVTGGKAVRNRVGCPEYHAFQAILAMQSKWELLGERAEYILAHPPGKKMAKYQIDQEFYLALAKGDVSAMEQALHTLTVTKAKIRNFDGALGLTEHLMSMFGFIYAKIAWRAGYQVQVDSPYLPMEWLPVTPLAEYEEEYDFSADFELFQPFTNNYESLSPVTELSRRVDVTDGSLPVK from the coding sequence ATGGCAAAAATATGCCCTGAAATAGGACTAGAGCGGTTAAAAGGTATAGGGTGTTCTAGTCACTTTATTGGTCAAGCCGTACACGCAATTGAGACCAATACAGGCTCAAAGCAAGGATGCTTGTTGACATTGAGCGATTACAGTTCTGCCAAGTCTTTACTATCGTGGTTTCAAGATGGTGATCTACTGCAGTTACGTCAACATGCCTATACAGCAGCAAAGCTAGAAAGGATGTACTACCAAGGTGCGAGTGGTGAATGGCAGGGCGCTTTTTGTCATTTTATGGCATTAGTGAGTGACTATGAGCCGTTAATTAATTGGCAAAGCCAATTTATCTCGCCACTATATCGTGTAACGGGTGGCAAAGCGGTAAGAAACCGTGTCGGTTGCCCTGAGTATCATGCATTTCAGGCGATCTTGGCTATGCAGAGCAAGTGGGAGCTACTTGGCGAACGTGCTGAGTATATTTTGGCTCATCCACCAGGAAAGAAGATGGCCAAATATCAAATAGATCAAGAGTTTTATCTTGCTTTGGCTAAAGGTGATGTGTCAGCAATGGAGCAGGCGCTGCACACATTAACAGTAACAAAAGCAAAAATTCGTAACTTTGATGGTGCTCTTGGGTTAACAGAACATTTGATGTCTATGTTTGGTTTTATCTACGCAAAAATAGCTTGGCGAGCTGGTTATCAAGTGCAAGTTGATAGCCCTTATCTGCCAATGGAGTGGTTACCTGTTACGCCGCTAGCTGAGTATGAAGAGGAATATGATTTCTCTGCGGATTTTGAACTGTTCCAACCCTTTACTAATAATTATGAATCTTTGTCACCAGTGACTGAATTGAGTCGTCGAGTCGATGTTACAGATGGCTCGTTGCCTGTGAAGTAA
- a CDS encoding twin-arginine translocation signal domain-containing protein, giving the protein MSNNDHSTSRRKFLKNTGIGVAGTIVASTLSVTGSVAEEANNISLPDSPHVSKTLLKMAKDIYPHEMIQNKYYQKIVDDLAKQQKRLIDEGVAMLDEQSIAKLGSPFLQVNYEPDRVRLLRSIEETTFFIKVRTALMFGLYDNPELFPLFGYQGSSVEKGGYLNRGLNDLDWLSE; this is encoded by the coding sequence ATGAGCAATAATGACCACTCTACATCTAGGCGTAAGTTTCTCAAAAACACAGGGATAGGTGTTGCAGGGACAATCGTAGCCTCCACTTTATCAGTGACGGGTTCTGTAGCAGAAGAAGCTAACAATATTAGCCTGCCGGACTCACCACACGTAAGTAAAACCTTGTTGAAAATGGCCAAGGACATCTATCCCCACGAGATGATCCAGAACAAATATTATCAAAAAATTGTCGATGATTTGGCCAAACAGCAAAAGAGGTTAATCGATGAAGGCGTTGCAATGCTTGATGAACAGAGCATTGCAAAATTGGGCTCCCCCTTCTTACAGGTCAATTACGAACCCGATAGAGTTCGCTTGTTACGTTCAATTGAAGAGACCACTTTCTTCATCAAAGTCCGTACAGCATTGATGTTTGGACTATATGACAACCCTGAACTCTTCCCTCTGTTTGGCTATCAAGGTTCATCAGTAGAAAAAGGCGGTTACCTCAACCGAGGGTTAAACGATCTTGATTGGTTAAGCGAATAA
- a CDS encoding septation protein A, with product MKQLLDFLPLVIFFAVYKMYDIYIASGALIAATALQLIVTYALYKKIEKMHLITFVMVTFFGTLTLIFHDDAFIKWKVTVVYALFAIALAVSQLLNKPILKSMLGKELVVADKIWAHVTWYWVSFFVACGLVNIYVAFSLSQETWVNFKVFGLTALTLINTVITVVYLFKNMPEEHKKELNK from the coding sequence ATGAAACAACTGCTCGATTTTCTCCCCTTAGTGATCTTTTTTGCTGTCTATAAAATGTATGATATTTACATTGCCAGTGGTGCCCTTATCGCGGCGACGGCCCTGCAGCTGATAGTGACATACGCTCTGTATAAGAAAATTGAAAAGATGCACCTGATCACTTTTGTCATGGTCACCTTTTTTGGCACACTCACCCTGATTTTCCATGACGATGCATTCATAAAATGGAAAGTAACAGTGGTTTACGCTCTATTCGCCATTGCACTAGCTGTCAGTCAACTACTCAATAAACCAATACTTAAGAGTATGTTAGGTAAAGAGCTAGTGGTTGCTGATAAGATTTGGGCTCATGTTACTTGGTACTGGGTTAGCTTTTTCGTTGCCTGCGGCCTAGTCAACATCTATGTTGCCTTCAGCTTGTCACAAGAGACCTGGGTTAACTTTAAGGTTTTTGGTTTAACCGCCCTAACCTTGATCAATACAGTCATCACTGTGGTCTACCTCTTTAAAAATATGCCTGAAGAACATAAAAAAGAGCTGAATAAATAA
- the xthA gene encoding exodeoxyribonuclease III: protein MKIVSFNINGIRARLHQLQALIDSHQPDIIGLQETKAHDDVFPVADVEAMGYKVHYHGGKAHYGVAMLSKLEPVKVQKGFPTDGEDAQRRMIMGTFTQENGRPLTVLNGYFPQGENISHETKYPAKRQFYKDLMIYLNEHHSADEDIAVIGDINISPIDLDIGIGEPNAKRWLKTGKCSFQPEEREWLKTLMDWGLLDTFRELHPERVDRYSWFDYRSKGFDDNRGLRIDVVLATKSLADRLVESDVDYDLRGIEKPSDHAPIWSSFK from the coding sequence ATGAAAATTGTCTCATTTAATATCAACGGCATTCGCGCCAGATTGCATCAACTCCAGGCCCTTATCGATAGCCACCAGCCTGACATTATCGGTCTGCAGGAAACCAAGGCCCATGATGATGTATTCCCAGTGGCAGATGTGGAAGCCATGGGTTACAAGGTCCACTATCACGGTGGCAAAGCACACTATGGTGTCGCTATGCTATCTAAACTTGAGCCAGTTAAGGTACAAAAAGGTTTCCCCACTGACGGTGAAGATGCGCAGCGTCGCATGATCATGGGGACATTTACCCAAGAAAATGGCCGCCCATTAACGGTACTCAATGGTTACTTCCCTCAAGGTGAAAATATCAGCCATGAGACCAAGTACCCAGCTAAGCGTCAGTTCTATAAAGATCTAATGATCTATTTAAACGAGCACCATAGCGCAGATGAAGATATTGCCGTGATTGGTGACATCAATATTTCACCGATAGATCTCGACATCGGCATCGGTGAGCCAAATGCGAAACGCTGGCTTAAGACAGGTAAATGTAGCTTCCAGCCAGAAGAGCGTGAGTGGCTAAAAACACTGATGGACTGGGGACTGCTCGATACGTTCCGCGAACTGCACCCAGAGCGCGTTGATCGTTATTCTTGGTTTGATTATCGCAGTAAAGGGTTTGATGATAATCGCGGTCTACGTATTGACGTAGTATTGGCAACCAAATCACTCGCTGATCGCCTAGTCGAATCCGATGTGGATTACGATCTACGCGGCATTGAAAAGCCCTCAGATCACGCACCAATCTGGAGCAGTTTTAAGTAG
- a CDS encoding TonB-dependent receptor, whose product MSISSLRYLLPVLLLPVTTQITYANQAGSEHSDADTLEKIQIRGIRGSVIKSINTKRTSVSVVDAITAEDIGKFPDKNVAESLQRITGVSLTRVQGEGERVGVRGTAPSQNQTYINGQNIASADWWISSQPNRGFNYTMLPSEIVSSLEVNKAPEADHDEGSLGGSINIKTRKPLETENHMFVGTAQMQYSESSEELDPQLSLLYNWINEDDNFGALISLIRHERHLRRDGLESWGWAERNFNIDQQGRLSQTQQESADLQDIWSPGGGGSALFEQHRVRSSAMLSLQYQPDLDWNIEFETLYSQLDANNSNQNFLWQPSTVYGRGGKISDYQIQDNTLTSATYSQVPTDNPSGIPFSTAMEAIWRESKIDTSIYHLLVEHEFDYWKSQYQIGYTRASGGTSGDFTSQWSANTDFTVNTQTARDIQTQYTTSPLQGDAWAISEVRQDSHNSVDDELFAQIDFEHQLDREFIDSIKFGVKYKRHTRDFIRYRSRNGGYQGLAGDLGWTLADFPANFPDNYLEGVGSLNTLKRYAYADTGALNSAYNDLNFIRTEEKPSSFDIKENSYAGYTKVNFSGDSYRGNLGVRVVHTQQTASAYQQVPSDDADNLEYLWSTSDKSYTDILPSINIAMDWREDLVFRVAASKVMSRPEYHHLMPSTNYNVTQAQGAGGNPDLDPFRATKFDIALEWYFDEAALLSIALFHKDVKSFIDIKRYEEEYENIEMIINRPINGSGGTIRGAELSWQQEIIYGVGIIANYTYIDGERKDSETGEHIKIPGHSDHSANLTSYFENDWLSTRLSYNYRTDFATGIGEEVSDDIGQLDLNLSFMLTEQLSLVFEGINLTDEIIYTYERNQYAPVGIYRNGRRFYAGARFSF is encoded by the coding sequence ATGAGCATCTCATCTCTGCGCTATCTACTCCCTGTGTTGTTACTCCCTGTAACAACTCAAATCACTTATGCCAATCAAGCAGGCTCTGAACATAGCGATGCTGACACGCTTGAGAAGATTCAGATCCGCGGGATCCGAGGCAGTGTGATCAAGTCAATCAACACCAAACGCACCAGTGTCTCAGTGGTCGATGCCATCACGGCAGAAGATATTGGTAAGTTCCCCGACAAGAACGTAGCCGAATCTTTGCAGCGTATTACAGGTGTCTCACTGACACGAGTTCAGGGAGAGGGGGAAAGAGTCGGTGTTAGAGGAACTGCGCCTAGCCAGAACCAAACCTACATCAATGGCCAGAATATCGCATCGGCAGATTGGTGGATCTCCTCCCAGCCTAACCGAGGGTTTAACTACACTATGTTGCCCTCGGAGATTGTCAGCTCACTTGAGGTGAATAAAGCCCCCGAAGCTGATCATGATGAAGGCTCCTTAGGTGGCTCCATTAATATCAAAACTCGCAAACCGCTGGAAACAGAAAACCATATGTTTGTGGGTACGGCTCAGATGCAATACAGCGAAAGCTCTGAAGAGCTCGATCCTCAGCTATCACTGCTCTATAACTGGATTAATGAGGATGATAACTTCGGTGCACTTATCTCACTCATTCGCCATGAGAGACACCTAAGGCGCGATGGGCTCGAATCTTGGGGCTGGGCAGAGCGCAACTTTAATATAGATCAACAAGGCCGTTTATCTCAAACCCAACAAGAGAGCGCCGATCTACAAGATATTTGGAGCCCTGGAGGCGGCGGAAGCGCGTTATTTGAACAACACAGAGTACGCTCAAGTGCCATGTTATCTCTTCAATATCAGCCAGATCTGGACTGGAATATCGAATTTGAAACCCTCTACTCTCAACTCGACGCCAACAACAGCAATCAGAACTTCCTTTGGCAGCCCAGTACGGTTTACGGCAGAGGTGGAAAGATTAGTGACTACCAGATCCAAGATAACACTTTAACCTCAGCCACCTACAGCCAAGTTCCCACAGATAACCCCAGTGGCATCCCCTTCAGCACAGCGATGGAAGCGATTTGGCGCGAATCAAAAATCGACACTAGCATCTATCACCTACTCGTTGAGCATGAGTTCGATTACTGGAAAAGCCAATATCAGATTGGCTATACCCGTGCCAGTGGTGGCACCAGTGGTGACTTCACCTCTCAGTGGTCAGCCAATACTGATTTTACCGTTAACACTCAAACAGCAAGAGATATTCAAACTCAATATACCACCTCACCACTACAGGGGGATGCTTGGGCCATCAGTGAAGTGAGGCAAGACTCACACAACTCAGTTGATGATGAGCTGTTTGCTCAGATAGATTTTGAGCATCAACTCGACAGAGAGTTTATCGACTCCATAAAATTTGGTGTTAAATACAAGCGTCATACTCGGGACTTTATTCGTTACCGCTCCCGCAATGGTGGCTATCAAGGCCTTGCTGGCGACTTAGGTTGGACACTTGCAGACTTTCCCGCCAACTTCCCCGATAACTACCTAGAGGGAGTAGGCTCACTAAATACGCTAAAACGCTATGCTTATGCAGATACAGGGGCGTTAAACTCAGCTTATAACGACCTCAACTTTATCCGCACAGAGGAGAAACCAAGTAGCTTCGATATCAAGGAAAACAGCTACGCTGGCTACACTAAGGTTAATTTTTCAGGTGATAGCTACCGAGGTAACTTAGGTGTGCGTGTGGTTCATACCCAGCAAACGGCCTCAGCCTACCAACAAGTTCCCTCCGATGATGCTGATAATCTGGAGTATCTCTGGAGCACTTCAGATAAAAGCTATACAGATATTCTCCCTAGCATCAATATCGCCATGGACTGGCGAGAAGATCTCGTCTTTAGGGTCGCTGCATCGAAAGTGATGTCGAGGCCTGAGTACCACCATTTAATGCCATCGACTAACTATAATGTGACTCAAGCTCAAGGCGCAGGCGGAAACCCAGATCTGGATCCCTTCAGAGCCACCAAGTTTGATATCGCTCTTGAGTGGTATTTCGATGAAGCAGCCCTACTCTCAATTGCCCTCTTCCACAAAGATGTCAAATCCTTCATCGATATCAAACGTTATGAGGAGGAGTATGAAAATATTGAGATGATCATCAACCGTCCCATCAATGGTAGCGGTGGCACCATTAGAGGCGCCGAGCTCAGCTGGCAGCAGGAGATCATCTATGGAGTCGGCATTATCGCTAACTACACCTACATCGATGGGGAGCGTAAAGATTCTGAAACCGGCGAACATATCAAGATCCCCGGCCACTCAGATCATAGTGCTAACTTAACCAGTTACTTTGAAAATGACTGGCTGAGCACTCGTCTCTCCTACAACTACAGAACAGACTTCGCCACGGGCATAGGTGAGGAGGTAAGCGATGATATTGGCCAGCTCGATCTCAACCTCTCATTTATGCTGACGGAGCAACTCTCTCTGGTTTTTGAGGGGATTAATCTCACCGATGAGATTATTTACACCTATGAGAGGAACCAATATGCCCCCGTAGGTATCTACAGAAACGGAAGACGTTTTTATGCTGGCGCAAGATTCTCTTTTTAA
- a CDS encoding winged helix-turn-helix domain-containing protein, translating into MSLSCSSKVMVNEIEVDFVALKLLIDGEWLEIEARQLALLKLLIKHHGEAVSRNLIMDEIWHDTIVSDNSVSQAITQLRKSLQDDKGTPRFIRTVPRVGYQLIATIEEVKEPESLEGLSVVKRTSKPTTALIGIALGMVLMFGLFQLTKPSLSLPTYEYETRLTSVPGPEGFLRYSPDGRYLAFSQISDNRSQMDLVVYDSQTETIHSIKSTGYSEEAPEWSPDSQWLIYYRHDPLSCDIRIMSVSTPVETWRLSPDRHLGDCEPGYSRQKMHWVSSDTLYRRRWRDNQAILTKISLSNDDSPQIVQQRDLPEFSPLLMDIDKESLLMLLVEKRQKWFELRLVDLANLTSEVIDRSEQDYWGLKWHNVNESFWLGNNSLRLMSLDGESEVVHDPIGFIPDIDVNRVTQQLAYSEGQVNVNLYNIDLHHQSNSGEVKSRQVSSSARTDILPTMSKEGDQMAFVSFQRGAADGLSHVEIWLKHKHKKAASLLTNLAENIKPDYLLWSPNGENILLGDTEDKLYLINTFSRHMVPIVSGYEQLDAVVWSADGKRIHFSALDEGEWQPWMYDLQLGTSTPVEETGQEKGKLQDVSMKNLNPSFINYSARIADFLSLKLAPELGLYDLQPSLSLYRPAITEQGIYYVVRQGLLLKLYYYEFDTNHNRLISHIGNHEQDFALTLSVSASDDGKRVVYSKVENVETDILLQRKMELDK; encoded by the coding sequence ATGTCGTTAAGTTGTTCCAGTAAAGTAATGGTCAATGAGATTGAGGTCGATTTTGTCGCACTTAAACTCTTGATTGATGGAGAATGGCTCGAGATTGAGGCCAGGCAGCTTGCCCTGCTTAAATTACTGATTAAACACCACGGTGAAGCTGTATCACGTAATTTGATTATGGATGAGATATGGCATGACACTATTGTCAGTGACAACTCTGTCTCTCAAGCCATTACTCAGCTAAGAAAATCCCTTCAAGATGATAAAGGTACTCCTAGGTTTATTCGCACAGTCCCTAGGGTCGGCTATCAGCTAATTGCGACGATTGAAGAGGTTAAGGAGCCTGAGAGTCTTGAAGGGTTAAGCGTGGTTAAACGTACCTCAAAACCGACGACGGCTTTGATTGGTATCGCCTTAGGCATGGTATTGATGTTCGGTCTATTTCAGTTGACTAAACCTAGCCTATCACTGCCCACCTATGAATATGAAACTCGGTTGACCTCTGTTCCTGGTCCAGAGGGATTTTTGCGTTACTCTCCCGATGGACGCTATCTGGCCTTTAGTCAGATCTCAGACAATCGCAGTCAGATGGATCTGGTTGTCTATGACTCACAAACAGAGACTATCCATTCGATTAAAAGTACAGGGTACAGCGAAGAAGCTCCTGAATGGTCTCCAGATAGTCAGTGGCTTATCTATTATCGTCATGATCCCCTCAGTTGTGATATCCGCATTATGTCAGTCTCTACCCCAGTAGAGACCTGGCGATTGAGTCCAGATAGGCACTTGGGAGATTGTGAACCAGGCTATAGCAGGCAAAAGATGCATTGGGTATCTAGTGACACTCTGTATCGCCGCAGGTGGCGAGATAATCAAGCCATATTGACTAAGATCAGTCTGTCAAATGATGACTCGCCTCAGATAGTTCAGCAGCGAGATCTCCCAGAGTTCTCTCCTCTGCTGATGGATATTGATAAAGAGAGCTTGTTGATGTTGTTGGTTGAAAAACGCCAAAAGTGGTTTGAACTCAGATTAGTTGACCTTGCTAATTTGACCAGTGAAGTCATTGATCGCAGTGAGCAAGATTACTGGGGGCTTAAGTGGCATAACGTTAATGAAAGCTTTTGGCTAGGTAATAATAGCTTACGCTTAATGTCACTCGATGGTGAAAGCGAAGTGGTGCATGATCCGATAGGCTTTATTCCCGATATCGACGTGAATCGAGTGACCCAGCAACTGGCTTACTCTGAAGGGCAGGTTAATGTGAACCTGTATAATATCGACCTTCATCATCAATCGAACAGTGGTGAGGTGAAAAGCCGACAGGTCTCCTCATCAGCTCGCACAGATATATTACCTACCATGTCAAAAGAGGGAGATCAGATGGCGTTTGTCTCCTTTCAGCGTGGCGCTGCCGATGGGCTGAGTCATGTTGAGATCTGGTTAAAGCATAAACATAAAAAAGCGGCCAGCTTACTCACAAATCTTGCAGAAAACATCAAGCCTGATTACCTATTATGGTCACCAAATGGAGAGAATATCCTCTTAGGTGACACAGAAGATAAACTCTACTTAATTAATACCTTTAGTCGACATATGGTGCCAATTGTTTCTGGTTATGAACAGCTTGATGCTGTGGTGTGGTCAGCAGATGGTAAACGTATCCATTTCTCTGCATTGGATGAAGGCGAGTGGCAGCCCTGGATGTATGATCTTCAGCTAGGGACATCAACACCAGTGGAGGAGACAGGCCAAGAGAAGGGGAAGTTGCAGGATGTGTCGATGAAAAATCTCAACCCCTCTTTTATCAATTATTCGGCTCGCATTGCTGATTTCTTGTCACTTAAACTTGCTCCAGAGCTTGGGCTTTATGATCTTCAGCCCTCCTTAAGCTTGTATCGTCCAGCTATCACAGAGCAGGGGATCTATTATGTGGTGAGGCAAGGCTTGTTACTTAAGCTCTATTATTATGAATTTGATACTAACCATAACCGCTTGATAAGTCATATTGGTAACCATGAGCAGGATTTTGCTTTGACCTTAAGTGTTAGTGCATCGGATGATGGCAAACGGGTGGTTTACTCTAAAGTTGAAAATGTTGAAACAGATATCCTGCTACAGAGGAAGATGGAGCTAGATAAATAA
- a CDS encoding GMC family oxidoreductase, whose translation MTNIAKFALDDDSLVVIIGSGAGGGTVANELAQKGISSVVLEAGKRFTLEDLKNNEWEMFMKLSWLDKRISAGGWHHSKNHTNLPAWIVKGVGGSSIHWAGVSLRFKPHEFKMKSTNGNIEGANVADWPVTYEEVAPYYVKAEHKMGVTGKATDTPDLPESSHTKLHRIAAERTGMTFTNAPMAINSVPNDGRPACQQIGFCMQGCRIGAKWSTMYTELPKAEATGLCEIRPNCMVLKIEHDESGKATGVLYVDKDGNKKLQKARIVCVAANSIESPRLLLNSASQMFPDGLANSSGQVGRNYMGHVTGGVYGVFPEPVNMHRGTSVPSLITSEQANKPERGFVAGYTLEVLSLGLGFLSAFLKPGTSGWGREIAEALENYQNMAGVWICGEDLPVETNRITLHPTEKDQHGLPVPVITKTDHNNDVVMRNHAYSQMAKLYKSVGATKVHNLPAYPSSHNMGTNRMSEHPSDGVVNKWGQAHDVPNLFISDGSQFVTSAAVNPTLTIVALAIRQADHIAGLMKSGQV comes from the coding sequence ATGACAAATATAGCAAAATTTGCACTCGATGATGACAGTCTGGTCGTCATTATAGGCTCTGGAGCTGGCGGGGGTACTGTCGCTAACGAGTTAGCTCAAAAAGGCATAAGTTCGGTTGTTTTAGAAGCGGGTAAACGCTTTACGCTCGAAGATCTAAAAAACAATGAATGGGAGATGTTTATGAAGCTGTCATGGCTTGATAAGCGCATCTCAGCTGGAGGTTGGCACCATTCAAAAAACCACACTAACTTACCCGCCTGGATCGTTAAAGGTGTCGGCGGTTCCTCTATCCACTGGGCCGGTGTTTCTCTTCGTTTTAAGCCACATGAATTCAAAATGAAAAGTACCAACGGCAATATCGAAGGAGCAAATGTCGCCGATTGGCCAGTGACATATGAAGAGGTAGCTCCCTACTACGTAAAAGCCGAACACAAGATGGGCGTAACAGGTAAAGCAACTGATACACCTGATTTACCTGAAAGCAGCCACACAAAACTGCACCGTATCGCAGCCGAGCGCACAGGGATGACTTTTACCAATGCACCGATGGCCATCAATTCAGTGCCTAATGATGGTCGACCTGCCTGTCAGCAAATCGGCTTTTGTATGCAAGGTTGTCGTATTGGCGCCAAGTGGTCAACCATGTACACCGAGCTCCCCAAAGCTGAAGCAACAGGTTTATGTGAAATACGACCTAACTGCATGGTGTTAAAGATTGAGCACGATGAGAGTGGTAAGGCTACAGGTGTGCTTTATGTCGATAAAGACGGTAATAAGAAACTGCAAAAAGCGCGAATTGTCTGTGTTGCTGCCAACTCAATTGAATCACCAAGGCTACTGTTAAATTCAGCCTCACAGATGTTCCCCGATGGGTTAGCTAACTCATCAGGACAAGTGGGTAGAAACTACATGGGCCACGTTACTGGTGGTGTTTATGGTGTTTTTCCTGAGCCCGTTAATATGCATCGCGGCACATCAGTGCCAAGCTTAATCACCAGCGAGCAAGCGAATAAGCCTGAACGGGGTTTTGTCGCGGGATATACCCTGGAAGTGTTATCTCTCGGCTTAGGTTTCTTATCTGCCTTTTTGAAGCCTGGCACTAGTGGTTGGGGAAGAGAGATAGCTGAAGCCCTTGAGAACTACCAAAATATGGCCGGTGTATGGATTTGTGGAGAAGACCTTCCCGTAGAAACGAATCGAATCACACTGCACCCAACCGAAAAAGATCAGCATGGCCTTCCCGTCCCTGTCATCACAAAAACAGATCACAATAACGATGTAGTGATGCGCAATCATGCATATTCGCAGATGGCAAAGCTCTATAAATCTGTCGGCGCAACCAAGGTACACAACTTACCCGCTTATCCGAGTAGCCACAATATGGGAACGAACCGTATGAGTGAACACCCCTCCGATGGCGTCGTCAATAAATGGGGACAAGCACATGATGTTCCAAACCTGTTTATCTCTGATGGCAGTCAATTTGTCACCAGTGCCGCCGTTAACCCCACCCTCACGATTGTCGCGCTCGCCATTAGGCAAGCAGATCATATTGCAGGACTAATGAAAAGCGGCCAAGTGTAG